A single genomic interval of Solimonas sp. K1W22B-7 harbors:
- a CDS encoding lipocalin-like domain-containing protein yields MLAAMTTTAVAGPPLTAVALPHDEAPHHNFLEWWYFVGHLSGVDPSGQTRKYGYEVTVFQVDAVPPLMATYSAHFAITDHRTGKHVAEHRIKSAAIPNSSNRFDLEVAGWTASGTSGTYALNAVMSDQKYSASLNLQASLPPVLHGNSGIIPYGPFGSSAYYSYTSLNTTGTIVDNGVPIAVTGTSWQDRQWGDFNILAPAGWNWFSIQLSNNVQYMLYYIQDAFGSIVQKVGTKVVNGVATPIPASQMSLDILDYWTSPKSLITYPNKWRVNVPGGSMTVTPVQKAQELFKFGHRTYWEGDSTVTGTLGGQSVNGAGYTEVNPYFQPYLSLP; encoded by the coding sequence ATGCTGGCTGCAATGACCACCACGGCCGTGGCAGGGCCGCCGCTGACCGCCGTGGCACTGCCGCACGACGAAGCGCCGCATCACAATTTTCTGGAGTGGTGGTATTTCGTGGGGCACCTGAGCGGCGTGGATCCCTCCGGCCAGACCCGCAAGTACGGTTACGAGGTCACCGTCTTCCAGGTCGATGCAGTGCCGCCGCTGATGGCGACCTACTCGGCGCACTTTGCCATCACCGATCACCGGACCGGAAAGCATGTCGCCGAACACCGCATCAAATCGGCGGCGATCCCCAACTCGAGCAATCGTTTCGATCTCGAGGTGGCCGGCTGGACGGCTTCCGGTACCTCCGGCACCTACGCGCTGAACGCCGTCATGTCGGACCAGAAATACAGTGCCAGCCTGAACCTGCAGGCGTCACTGCCGCCGGTACTGCATGGCAACAGCGGCATCATTCCCTACGGGCCTTTCGGCAGTTCGGCGTACTATTCCTACACCTCGCTGAATACCACCGGCACGATCGTCGACAACGGCGTGCCGATCGCTGTCACCGGCACCTCCTGGCAGGACCGCCAATGGGGCGACTTCAACATCCTGGCGCCGGCCGGCTGGAACTGGTTCTCCATCCAGCTCTCCAACAACGTGCAGTACATGCTGTACTACATCCAGGATGCCTTCGGCAGCATCGTGCAGAAGGTCGGCACGAAGGTGGTCAACGGCGTGGCGACTCCGATTCCGGCCAGCCAGATGAGCCTCGACATTCTCGACTACTGGACCAGCCCGAAGTCCCTCATCACCTATCCGAACAAATGGCGCGTCAACGTGCCGGGCGGCTCTATGACGGTCACGCCGGTGCAGAAGGCGCAGGAGCTGTTCAAGTTCGGTCACCGCACCTACTGGGAAGGCGACTCCACGGTCACCGGAACGCTCGGCGGCCAGTCCGTCAACGGCGCCGGCTACACCGAGGTGAATCCGTACTTCCAGCCTTACCTCAGCCTGCCGTAG
- a CDS encoding TetR/AcrR family transcriptional regulator has protein sequence MMQILNKHQEIKEMGAKKITKRPAAKRRRTQAERSDAMRQRLVDATLDCLAADGYAGATIGKIAARAKVSHGATGHHFETKSDLIVAAAEELILRTSQLLEDLVRGMEEGDDRLAALTNALWAKLHSQPAMRAYLELTVAAQRDKPLAKALGALEGRTAVMFEQGANLLFEARPGVKESPHSLFVLTRSLLLGLAVQFHSGGNDGFMREQIDAWVRMMSTQFRARRGVLPPPPPSRA, from the coding sequence ATGATGCAGATTCTTAATAAACATCAAGAAATCAAGGAAATGGGCGCCAAGAAAATCACCAAGCGGCCAGCCGCCAAGCGCCGCCGGACGCAGGCCGAACGCAGCGACGCCATGCGGCAACGCCTGGTCGACGCGACGCTCGACTGTCTGGCCGCAGATGGTTATGCCGGCGCCACGATCGGCAAGATCGCCGCCCGCGCCAAGGTTTCGCACGGCGCCACCGGGCATCACTTCGAGACCAAGTCCGACCTGATCGTCGCTGCGGCAGAGGAGTTGATCCTGCGTACCTCCCAGTTGCTCGAGGACCTGGTGCGGGGCATGGAGGAGGGTGACGATCGCCTGGCTGCGCTGACGAATGCCCTGTGGGCGAAACTCCACTCGCAACCGGCGATGCGGGCCTACCTGGAACTGACCGTGGCCGCCCAGCGCGACAAGCCGCTGGCCAAGGCTCTTGGCGCCCTCGAAGGACGCACGGCAGTCATGTTCGAGCAGGGTGCGAATCTCCTGTTCGAGGCCAGGCCGGGTGTGAAGGAAAGCCCGCACTCGCTGTTCGTGCTCACCCGTTCGTTGCTGCTGGGTCTGGCGGTGCAGTTTCACTCGGGAGGCAACGATGGATTCATGCGTGAGCAGATCGACGCCTGGGTGCGGATGATGTCGACGCAGTTCCGTGCCCGCCGCGGTGTGCTGCCGCCACCGCCGCCGTCGCGAGCCTGA
- a CDS encoding PEP/pyruvate-binding domain-containing protein, producing MILRLDHNSAGDIQHIGGKGMGLLRLIRAGLPVPEAWCIPAGVSLQASTRAACLADALDAWWDQAARAFPGSLWAVRSSAVAEDLEDASFAGVYQTILGVGSKAALHASVEQCWSALDDVRAQAYRSEKGIGKAGGIALILQRMLLPQAAGVMLTANPQRPFAAEIVIDAAWGLGEAVVSGKTQPDHLVLDSASGKIIEQHIGEKSVETVWHDGLEDLPVELARRERLSVDDAGLQALFALAQTVGKAIGPQRDLEWAIEKGQLYALQDRPITGLPSATPTNVWTRKFGDEYMSDYIMPLTRDLMLAWIGDISCREFVGLMGNTELAKQQPLRVHRGYAYYSGDFVAGMLSAWPRGMRAANTPEWFTPLWHERIRALPWKPGLALKMLGATRRDPGRSGIAENLQALARHCGNIDQRIVPRLTQDYAALPADEWCAQYQEIDQLGREHFRVIRWGMSLYNPMLHSMSQSLLRKWAADDNGDLYQAIISGLPGTRTAQINRELWDLAQLAGQDAQLLGGLRQDQGYSALRRAYPAAGFWTEFDGFLQRHGHRSSTREAAYPRWHESPAIILGFVQALLRGTAASSGPRENEERAETRRCQAEQEALTRAGGGVFGSLRRRFLAKVFRRTQEYTVYRENQRYHLDYLGRHQRQLVLEQARRLQARGVLDAVDDVFLLDGRQLLELARGAAIPAGLRECIEERRREYLSNKDRLPATYLFDDVETEGEIVEGAPLAVEAGDGSWKGFGASRGKANGPARVVTDLSQLAGVRAGDILVAANIDPGWTSVFPLIAGLITETGGILSHGAILAREYGVPTVTGLKEATRRLSTGMRVELDGASGAVSVLDDEPLQVTAAAA from the coding sequence ATGATCCTGCGCCTCGACCACAACAGCGCCGGCGACATCCAGCACATCGGCGGCAAGGGCATGGGACTGCTGCGTCTGATCCGCGCCGGCTTGCCGGTACCGGAGGCCTGGTGCATTCCCGCCGGGGTGTCCTTGCAAGCCTCGACACGTGCCGCCTGCCTGGCCGACGCACTCGACGCCTGGTGGGACCAGGCCGCGCGTGCATTTCCCGGTTCGTTGTGGGCGGTGCGCAGTTCGGCAGTCGCCGAGGATCTCGAGGACGCTTCCTTCGCCGGCGTCTACCAGACCATCCTCGGGGTCGGCAGCAAAGCCGCCCTGCACGCCTCCGTGGAGCAGTGCTGGAGCGCACTGGACGACGTGCGCGCACAGGCCTATCGCAGCGAGAAGGGCATCGGCAAGGCCGGCGGCATCGCGCTGATCCTGCAGCGCATGCTGCTGCCGCAGGCCGCGGGCGTGATGCTGACCGCGAACCCGCAGCGGCCGTTCGCCGCCGAGATCGTGATCGACGCCGCCTGGGGGCTCGGCGAGGCCGTGGTCTCCGGCAAGACCCAGCCCGACCATCTGGTGCTGGACTCCGCCAGCGGCAAGATCATCGAGCAGCACATCGGCGAGAAATCCGTCGAGACGGTCTGGCACGACGGCCTCGAGGACCTGCCGGTCGAACTCGCGCGGCGCGAGCGACTCAGCGTCGACGACGCCGGCCTGCAGGCGCTGTTCGCGCTGGCACAGACGGTCGGCAAGGCGATCGGCCCGCAGCGGGATCTCGAATGGGCCATTGAAAAAGGTCAGTTGTACGCGCTGCAGGACCGCCCGATCACCGGCCTGCCGAGCGCCACCCCGACCAATGTGTGGACACGCAAGTTCGGCGACGAGTACATGTCCGACTACATCATGCCGCTGACGCGCGACCTGATGCTGGCCTGGATCGGCGACATCTCCTGCCGCGAGTTCGTCGGCCTGATGGGCAACACGGAGCTGGCGAAGCAGCAGCCGCTGCGGGTCCATCGCGGCTATGCCTACTACAGCGGCGATTTCGTCGCCGGCATGCTCAGCGCCTGGCCGCGCGGGATGCGTGCCGCCAATACGCCGGAATGGTTCACGCCGCTGTGGCACGAGCGCATCCGCGCGCTGCCCTGGAAGCCGGGCCTGGCACTGAAGATGCTGGGCGCCACCCGCCGCGATCCGGGCCGTTCGGGCATCGCCGAAAACCTCCAAGCACTGGCGCGGCATTGCGGCAACATCGACCAGCGCATCGTCCCCAGGCTGACGCAGGACTACGCGGCGCTGCCGGCGGACGAATGGTGCGCGCAGTACCAGGAGATCGATCAACTCGGGCGCGAGCACTTCCGCGTGATCCGCTGGGGCATGAGCCTATACAACCCGATGCTGCACAGCATGTCGCAGAGCCTGCTGCGCAAGTGGGCGGCCGACGATAACGGCGACCTGTACCAGGCGATCATCAGCGGCCTGCCGGGCACGCGCACGGCGCAGATCAACCGCGAACTCTGGGACCTCGCCCAGCTCGCCGGGCAGGACGCGCAGCTGCTCGGCGGCCTGCGGCAGGACCAGGGCTACTCCGCACTGCGCCGGGCGTACCCGGCGGCAGGGTTCTGGACCGAGTTCGACGGCTTTCTCCAGCGCCACGGCCACCGCTCCTCCACTCGCGAAGCCGCCTACCCGCGCTGGCACGAGTCGCCGGCCATCATTCTCGGCTTCGTGCAGGCGCTGCTGCGCGGCACCGCCGCCTCGTCCGGTCCGCGCGAGAACGAGGAGCGCGCCGAAACCCGGCGCTGCCAGGCCGAGCAGGAAGCGCTGACGCGCGCCGGCGGCGGCGTTTTCGGATCGCTGCGGCGCAGGTTTCTGGCGAAGGTGTTCCGGCGCACGCAGGAATACACGGTCTACCGCGAAAATCAGCGCTACCACCTCGATTACCTGGGGCGGCACCAGCGCCAGCTGGTGCTCGAACAGGCGCGCCGCCTGCAGGCGCGTGGGGTGCTCGACGCGGTGGACGACGTCTTCCTGCTCGACGGCAGGCAGCTGCTGGAACTCGCCCGCGGCGCAGCGATACCGGCAGGCCTGCGCGAGTGCATCGAGGAACGTCGGCGCGAATACCTGAGCAACAAGGACCGCCTGCCGGCCACCTACCTGTTCGATGACGTGGAGACCGAGGGCGAGATCGTCGAAGGCGCGCCGCTCGCCGTCGAGGCCGGCGATGGCAGCTGGAAGGGCTTCGGCGCATCGCGCGGCAAGGCCAACGGGCCGGCGCGCGTCGTCACCGACCTGTCGCAGCTCGCGGGAGTTCGGGCGGGCGACATCCTGGTCGCCGCCAACATCGATCCCGGCTGGACCAGCGTGTTCCCGCTGATCGCCGGCCTCATCACCGAGACCGGCGGAATCCTCAGCCACGGCGCCATCCTGGCCCGCGAGTACGGCGTGCCCACGGTCACCGGCCTGAAGGAAGCGACGCGACGCCTGTCGACCGGCATGCGGGTCGAGCTGGATGGCGCCAGCGGCGCCGTCAGTGTGCTGGACGACGAACCGCTGCAGGTCACGGCCGCGGCCGCCTAG
- a CDS encoding helix-turn-helix domain-containing protein, whose protein sequence is MDALIEATARSIAERGLVNTTTNHVAERAGVSIGSLYQYFDGMESLVQALLAKASSDIAAFSVHDPRSLAGAGGAIADHGGGEGSSFSAAALPAMGANADIRE, encoded by the coding sequence GTGGACGCCTTGATCGAGGCGACCGCGCGATCGATCGCCGAACGTGGCCTGGTCAACACCACCACCAATCATGTGGCCGAGCGCGCCGGCGTCAGCATCGGCTCCCTGTACCAGTATTTCGATGGCATGGAGTCGCTGGTGCAGGCCCTGCTCGCCAAGGCCAGCAGCGACATTGCCGCGTTCAGCGTCCATGACCCCCGGTCCTTGGCCGGCGCCGGCGGCGCCATCGCGGATCATGGCGGCGGTGAAGGATCGTCGTTCAGCGCTGCAGCATTGCCCGCCATGGGGGCGAACGCGGATATCCGCGAGTAG
- a CDS encoding flavin-containing monooxygenase, protein MSLHPPSSFSKVAIIGTGFGGLGMAYYLKQAGIKSFTLFEKAAEVGGTWRENTYPGSGCDLPSHLYSFSFERHYPWSWRYPKQAEIHEYQRHCARKYGLYPHIRFGCELAGARFDEARARWILSLASGEVHETEFLITAVGQLNRPAIPKIPGLDRFQGKAFHSAEWDHGYDLNGKTVAVIGTGASAVQFVPEIARRVQRLHVYQRTPGWVIPKVERAFSDFERRLLDRMKWLLDLDRARIFGITEALGFAYRGHKWAEAIATGFARSHIHRQVRDPVLRKKLTPDYPIGCKRALLSNDWLPALIRPNVEVVTDAITEITATGIRTADGQLRKVDALILGTGFAASDFLAPMQIHGLEGRELASQWKQGAESFLGMSAPGFPNLFVLYGPNTSLGSGSIIYMLEQQQRYVVQLIQAQAATGYRTIDVRPAAVQRHMQEIRARSARSTYEGGCKSWYQNAEGLNTNNWVGSQREFARRTQRPDLANYEMSGPVVRDEVLASMVVEDLVS, encoded by the coding sequence ATGTCCCTCCACCCGCCCAGTTCCTTCAGCAAGGTCGCGATCATCGGCACCGGATTCGGTGGCCTGGGCATGGCCTACTACCTGAAGCAGGCCGGCATCAAATCCTTCACGCTGTTCGAGAAGGCGGCGGAGGTGGGGGGAACCTGGCGCGAGAATACCTATCCTGGCTCCGGTTGCGATTTGCCCTCGCATCTGTATTCGTTCTCCTTCGAGCGCCACTACCCCTGGTCCTGGCGCTACCCCAAACAGGCGGAGATTCATGAGTATCAGCGCCACTGCGCGCGCAAGTATGGGCTGTATCCCCACATCCGCTTCGGCTGCGAGTTGGCCGGCGCCCGCTTCGATGAGGCACGTGCGCGCTGGATCCTGAGCCTGGCCAGTGGCGAGGTGCATGAGACGGAGTTCCTGATCACCGCGGTGGGCCAGCTGAATCGCCCGGCGATTCCGAAGATTCCCGGGCTGGATCGTTTCCAGGGCAAGGCTTTTCATTCCGCCGAGTGGGATCATGGCTACGATCTCAATGGCAAGACCGTGGCGGTGATCGGCACCGGTGCCAGTGCGGTGCAGTTCGTGCCGGAAATCGCCAGGCGGGTACAGCGCCTGCACGTCTACCAGCGCACGCCCGGCTGGGTCATCCCGAAGGTCGAGAGGGCCTTTTCAGATTTCGAGCGCCGGCTCCTGGACCGCATGAAATGGCTGCTGGACCTGGACCGTGCCCGCATCTTCGGCATTACCGAAGCGCTGGGCTTTGCCTACCGCGGCCACAAGTGGGCGGAGGCCATCGCCACCGGGTTCGCCAGGAGCCACATCCATCGGCAGGTGCGTGATCCGGTCCTGCGCAAGAAGCTCACGCCGGACTATCCCATCGGCTGCAAGCGCGCCTTGCTCAGCAATGACTGGCTGCCGGCCCTGATCCGGCCGAACGTCGAGGTCGTGACCGACGCCATCACCGAGATCACCGCGACCGGGATACGCACGGCGGATGGCCAGTTGCGCAAGGTCGATGCGCTGATCCTGGGCACTGGCTTCGCCGCCTCGGACTTCCTCGCGCCGATGCAGATTCATGGGCTGGAAGGCCGGGAACTCGCCAGCCAGTGGAAGCAGGGAGCGGAGTCCTTCCTCGGCATGTCGGCGCCGGGCTTCCCCAATCTGTTCGTGCTCTACGGGCCCAATACCAGCCTCGGCTCGGGCTCCATCATCTACATGCTGGAGCAGCAGCAGCGCTACGTCGTGCAGCTGATCCAGGCGCAGGCGGCGACCGGCTACCGCACCATCGATGTGCGCCCCGCAGCGGTGCAGCGGCACATGCAGGAGATTCGTGCCCGCAGTGCCCGGAGCACCTACGAAGGCGGCTGCAAGAGCTGGTACCAGAACGCCGAGGGTCTCAACACCAACAACTGGGTCGGATCGCAGCGCGAGTTTGCGCGGCGCACGCAGCGGCCCGACCTCGCCAACTACGAAATGTCGGGTCCCGTCGTCCGGGACGAGGTGCTGGCGTCGATGGTGGTCGAAGACCTGGTCTCGTGA
- a CDS encoding DUF7064 domain-containing protein has protein sequence MKKAALASSDTTSGDPRKRIVAGDEELHPVGAADHWQESYYFNWADPQGRSFGLARIGYRFKEGRTDGVLLTMRDGQPEYVYAPVNLRLDPDTSRLRAAEGYRTHGLTFRMEQPLTRWKILLDSEGGDKGELTWTAFTPVFSFHSDNAPTGSVVAANHIEQSGRVEGYLTLHGRRQEVQGFGQRDKSWGPRDWASIKGWNWIAAQFGDDLSFNATTGFENDRPVINGFVFRNGENHALQELSIEYEWQRKHVPAGARIVMRDEKGVRYEVRSRSLAQFPVFKKGFYIQETHSQFEIRIGGKLRQGIGVVEHAWHATTCQTLRRAPRLLSAVLQARRGPKS, from the coding sequence ATGAAAAAAGCGGCCCTTGCATCCAGCGACACGACTTCCGGGGACCCCAGGAAGCGGATCGTTGCCGGCGACGAAGAACTCCATCCGGTCGGCGCCGCCGATCACTGGCAGGAGAGCTACTACTTCAACTGGGCGGACCCCCAGGGCCGTTCGTTCGGCCTCGCGCGAATCGGCTACCGGTTCAAGGAAGGGCGCACCGACGGCGTGCTGCTGACGATGCGCGACGGCCAGCCGGAATACGTGTACGCCCCGGTCAATCTCCGGCTCGATCCCGACACCTCGCGGCTGCGTGCGGCCGAAGGCTATCGCACCCACGGCCTGACGTTCCGCATGGAGCAACCCCTGACCCGCTGGAAGATCCTTCTCGACAGCGAAGGCGGCGACAAGGGCGAGCTGACCTGGACCGCGTTCACGCCGGTTTTCAGCTTCCACAGCGACAACGCGCCCACCGGCAGCGTGGTCGCGGCAAACCACATCGAGCAATCCGGTCGCGTCGAAGGCTACCTGACGCTGCATGGACGCAGGCAGGAAGTGCAGGGGTTCGGCCAGCGCGACAAGTCCTGGGGGCCGCGCGACTGGGCCAGCATCAAGGGATGGAACTGGATCGCGGCGCAGTTCGGCGACGACCTCTCCTTCAATGCCACCACCGGCTTCGAGAATGACCGGCCGGTGATCAACGGCTTCGTCTTCCGCAACGGCGAAAACCATGCGCTGCAGGAGCTTTCGATCGAATACGAATGGCAGCGCAAGCACGTACCCGCCGGCGCGCGGATCGTGATGCGCGACGAAAAAGGCGTGCGCTACGAGGTTCGCAGCCGCTCGCTGGCGCAGTTTCCCGTGTTCAAGAAAGGCTTCTACATCCAGGAGACGCACAGCCAGTTCGAGATCCGGATCGGCGGCAAGCTGCGGCAGGGCATCGGCGTCGTCGAGCACGCCTGGCACGCCACGACCTGTCAGACCCTGCGTCGCGCGCCACGGCTGCTTTCAGCCGTGCTGCAGGCCCGCCGGGGACCGAAGTCATGA